The proteins below are encoded in one region of Ornithinimicrobium avium:
- a CDS encoding NRAMP family divalent metal transporter, with translation MALPSSPLVQAEPVSTWRTRIGALGPGLLAASAAIGASHLVSSTQAGALFGWQLALVIVLANVLKYPFFRFGPQFAGETGLSLVEGYAQKGKPYLWVFLLLSIFAGIVSTAGVVLLCVVILSFLLPASWATGVPVLAVIIMAATLVLLLAGHYKALDGLTKLIVVSLAVSTVVAVGMAAAHPSVRQAGFVDPSPWNLATLPFLVALVGWMPAPIEVSAMNSMWVKAKQQDRRLATRDILFDFNVGFLTSAVLALFFLGLGVLVQYGSGEELQRSGGAYIPQLMEMYADAIGRWAVPLMAFIGFAAMFGTVITVVDGYARLVGESIRLLRGRPELERRAKDTWIVVIGLVGLAIVLWMGAELATMLNFAMISAFITAPVFAWLNFSLIRRTRTISPVLRSLAWTGLFFLTGFAVLFVLTLAGLVG, from the coding sequence ATGGCCCTCCCCAGCTCCCCCCTCGTCCAGGCCGAGCCCGTCAGCACCTGGCGCACCCGGATCGGCGCCCTCGGCCCCGGCCTGCTCGCCGCGTCCGCGGCCATCGGCGCCTCCCACCTGGTGTCCTCGACGCAGGCCGGCGCGCTCTTCGGCTGGCAGCTGGCGCTGGTGATCGTGCTGGCCAACGTGCTGAAGTACCCGTTCTTCCGGTTCGGGCCCCAGTTCGCCGGCGAGACCGGGCTGAGCCTGGTCGAGGGCTACGCGCAGAAGGGCAAGCCCTACCTGTGGGTCTTCCTGCTCCTGAGCATCTTCGCCGGCATCGTCTCCACCGCCGGCGTGGTGCTGCTGTGCGTCGTCATCCTCTCCTTCCTGCTCCCCGCGAGCTGGGCGACCGGGGTACCCGTGCTGGCGGTGATCATCATGGCCGCCACCCTCGTGCTGCTGCTGGCCGGCCACTACAAGGCCCTGGACGGTCTGACCAAGCTCATCGTCGTCTCGCTGGCGGTGAGCACCGTGGTCGCCGTCGGGATGGCCGCAGCCCACCCCTCGGTGCGCCAGGCCGGCTTCGTGGACCCCTCGCCGTGGAACCTGGCGACGCTGCCCTTCCTCGTCGCCCTCGTCGGCTGGATGCCCGCGCCGATCGAGGTCAGCGCGATGAACTCGATGTGGGTCAAGGCCAAGCAGCAGGACCGGCGCCTGGCCACCCGGGACATCCTGTTCGACTTCAACGTCGGCTTCCTCACCTCCGCCGTGCTCGCGCTCTTCTTCCTCGGTCTGGGCGTGCTCGTCCAGTACGGCAGCGGCGAGGAGCTGCAGCGCTCCGGCGGGGCCTACATCCCCCAGCTGATGGAGATGTACGCCGACGCGATCGGCCGGTGGGCGGTACCGCTCATGGCCTTCATCGGCTTCGCCGCGATGTTCGGCACCGTCATCACGGTGGTCGACGGCTACGCGCGCCTGGTCGGCGAGTCGATCCGGCTGCTGCGCGGCCGTCCCGAGCTGGAGCGTCGCGCCAAGGACACCTGGATCGTGGTCATCGGGCTCGTCGGGCTGGCGATCGTGCTGTGGATGGGGGCCGAGCTGGCGACCATGCTCAACTTCGCCATGATCAGCGCCTTCATCACCGCCCCCGTCTTCGCCTGGCTGAACTTCAGCCTGATCCGCCGCACGCGGACCATCTCCCCCGTTCTGCGGTCGCTCGCCTGGACCGGACTGTTCTTCCTGACCGGTTTCGCCGTGCTCTTCGTGCTCACCCTGGCCGGGCTGGTCGGCTAG
- a CDS encoding GNAT family N-acetyltransferase — protein sequence MSGRETGATAYLLREPAAGDVEGFAELHVRVWREAYRGLMADEVVDALSVETFRPIWSSIARAHAEGAVVDDGRAMLVAVLGEEPVGFVMVGPARDEDAPAPRQVWSLNVAPEHQGSGVAQRLLDEAFGDGPGYLWVAQRNSRAIRFYERNGFALDGTQAQDRHDGVTELRMVRPD from the coding sequence GTGAGCGGACGGGAGACCGGCGCGACCGCATACCTCCTCAGGGAGCCGGCCGCCGGGGACGTCGAGGGCTTCGCCGAGCTGCACGTGCGGGTGTGGCGGGAGGCCTACCGCGGCCTGATGGCCGACGAGGTCGTCGACGCGCTGTCGGTCGAGACCTTCCGGCCGATCTGGTCCTCGATCGCCAGGGCGCACGCCGAGGGCGCGGTCGTCGACGACGGGCGCGCGATGCTGGTCGCGGTGCTGGGGGAGGAGCCGGTGGGGTTCGTCATGGTCGGCCCGGCGCGGGACGAGGACGCGCCCGCGCCGCGCCAGGTGTGGTCGCTCAACGTCGCCCCGGAGCACCAGGGCAGCGGGGTGGCCCAGCGGCTGCTCGACGAGGCCTTCGGCGACGGACCTGGTTACCTGTGGGTGGCGCAGCGCAACTCCCGCGCGATCCGCTTCTACGAGCGCAACGGCTTCGCGCTCGACGGGACGCAGGCGCAGGACCGGCACGACGGCGTCACCGAGCTGCGGATGGTGCGCCCGGACTGA
- the meaB gene encoding methylmalonyl Co-A mutase-associated GTPase MeaB, translated as MRSRREVDVPALVEAARAGSPRALGRLITLVENADPALREVMAALAPHTGRARVVGLTGSPGVGKSTSTSMLVGELRAKGLRVGVLAVDPSSPFSGGALLGDRIRLTEHALDPEVFIRSMASRGHLGGLSRATPQALRVMDAAGCEVILVETVGVGQSEVEVAGLADTTVVLLAPGMGDGVQAAKAGILEIGDVFVVNKADRDGAPATARELRHMISLGERLGPQDWRPPVLMTVAADGEGGTEVVEALDKHLVWLQQHGELEQRRRVRAAREVEALALHELRGRMGGLSADGDGVLGEAAEEVLAGRLDPYAAADRVVAELSGRG; from the coding sequence GTGCGCTCCCGCCGGGAGGTCGACGTGCCCGCGCTGGTCGAGGCGGCCAGGGCGGGCAGCCCGCGTGCCCTCGGCCGGCTGATCACGCTCGTGGAGAACGCCGACCCGGCCCTGCGCGAGGTCATGGCCGCGCTGGCCCCGCACACCGGGCGGGCGCGGGTCGTCGGGCTCACCGGCAGCCCCGGCGTCGGCAAGTCGACCAGCACCTCGATGCTCGTCGGCGAGCTGCGCGCGAAGGGGCTGCGGGTGGGGGTGCTCGCGGTCGACCCCTCCAGCCCGTTCTCCGGCGGGGCGCTGCTGGGCGACCGGATCAGGCTGACCGAGCACGCGCTGGACCCTGAGGTCTTCATCCGCTCGATGGCCTCCCGCGGTCATCTCGGCGGGCTCTCCCGCGCCACCCCGCAGGCGCTGCGCGTCATGGACGCGGCCGGGTGCGAGGTCATCCTGGTCGAGACCGTCGGCGTGGGACAGAGCGAGGTGGAGGTCGCCGGGCTGGCCGACACCACGGTGGTGCTGCTGGCCCCGGGGATGGGCGACGGCGTGCAGGCGGCCAAGGCCGGGATCCTCGAGATCGGCGACGTGTTCGTGGTCAACAAGGCCGACCGCGACGGGGCGCCGGCCACCGCGCGCGAGCTGCGCCACATGATCTCCCTGGGGGAGAGGCTCGGCCCGCAGGACTGGCGCCCGCCGGTGCTGATGACCGTGGCCGCCGACGGCGAGGGCGGCACCGAGGTGGTCGAGGCGCTCGACAAGCACCTGGTCTGGCTGCAGCAGCACGGCGAGCTGGAGCAGCGGCGCCGGGTACGGGCCGCGCGCGAGGTCGAGGCGCTGGCTCTGCACGAGCTGCGCGGCCGGATGGGTGGGCTGTCCGCGGACGGCGACGGCGTGCTCGGCGAGGCGGCCGAGGAGGTGCTCGCCGGGCGCCTGGACCCCTACGCCGCGGCGGACCGGGTGGTCGCCGAGCTCAGCGGCCGCGGCTGA
- a CDS encoding amidohydrolase: MHDLLLRDVRLVDLDGAGTQAEPVDVLVLDGVVAQVGPRPATREGRGGNDVPEHAIPVLEGAGRWAVPGLWDHHVHLQQWGLTRARLDLSAAGSVEDALETVRGALASGSLPPTGVLTGFGHRSATWAEQPTRAALDGVTGEVPVVLISADCHHGWLNGAALHRLGLPPGDGVVCEAEWFRAYDLLTDLPGSGTQTAAAVSAAVRDALARGVVGVTDLEFGRPWELWRDRHEAGGQVLRARVGVYPEHLQHVLDAGARTGGPVAGTGGLVTMGPLKIISDGSLNTRTAWCHQPYADGHLLAHPRGAANHDAAQVRDLLATATGAGLEVALHAIGDAAVHQALVAFAQTGARGGIEHAQLVDPADLPLWAGLPVRASVQPAHLLDDRAVTEQCWPDRADRTFTLRSFLDHGIELVLGSDAPVAPLDPWLAMAAAVHRGPVEEDSWHPEQALTPREALAASVDGRRLCPGAPGDVVLLDADPLAPAGMPSREQARALRSASVSATVLAGQLVHGR, encoded by the coding sequence ATGCACGACCTCCTGCTGCGCGACGTGCGCCTGGTCGATCTCGACGGCGCCGGGACCCAGGCCGAGCCGGTCGACGTCCTCGTCCTCGACGGCGTCGTCGCGCAGGTCGGACCCCGCCCGGCGACGCGGGAGGGGAGGGGCGGGAACGACGTGCCGGAGCACGCCATACCCGTGCTCGAGGGAGCCGGCCGCTGGGCGGTGCCGGGCCTGTGGGACCACCACGTGCACCTGCAGCAGTGGGGCCTGACCAGAGCACGGCTGGACCTGTCCGCCGCGGGCTCGGTCGAGGACGCGCTCGAGACGGTCCGCGGGGCGCTCGCGAGCGGGTCCCTGCCGCCGACCGGTGTGCTCACCGGGTTCGGGCACCGCTCGGCGACCTGGGCCGAGCAGCCGACCCGCGCGGCGCTGGACGGGGTGACCGGGGAGGTCCCCGTCGTGCTGATCAGCGCGGACTGCCACCACGGCTGGCTCAACGGTGCGGCGCTGCACAGGCTGGGCCTGCCGCCGGGCGACGGCGTGGTCTGTGAGGCGGAGTGGTTCCGGGCCTACGACCTGCTGACCGACCTGCCGGGCTCGGGCACCCAGACCGCGGCCGCCGTGTCCGCCGCGGTCCGCGACGCGCTCGCGCGCGGGGTGGTGGGTGTGACCGACCTGGAGTTCGGGCGTCCGTGGGAGCTGTGGCGCGACCGGCACGAGGCGGGGGGGCAGGTGCTGCGCGCCCGGGTCGGCGTCTATCCCGAGCACCTCCAGCACGTCCTCGACGCCGGCGCGCGGACCGGCGGGCCGGTCGCCGGCACCGGAGGGCTGGTCACCATGGGGCCGCTGAAGATCATCAGCGACGGCTCGTTGAACACCCGCACGGCCTGGTGCCACCAGCCCTACGCCGACGGGCACCTGCTGGCCCACCCCCGCGGGGCCGCCAACCACGACGCCGCCCAGGTGCGCGACCTGCTCGCCACCGCAACGGGCGCAGGGCTCGAGGTCGCGCTGCACGCGATCGGTGACGCCGCGGTCCACCAGGCGCTCGTCGCCTTCGCGCAGACCGGGGCGCGCGGGGGGATCGAGCACGCCCAGCTCGTCGACCCCGCCGACCTGCCCCTGTGGGCCGGTCTGCCGGTGCGCGCGAGCGTGCAGCCGGCGCACCTGCTGGACGACCGTGCCGTGACCGAGCAGTGCTGGCCGGACCGGGCCGACCGCACCTTCACCCTGCGCAGCTTCCTCGACCACGGGATCGAGCTGGTCCTCGGCTCCGACGCCCCCGTCGCGCCGCTCGACCCGTGGCTGGCGATGGCGGCCGCGGTCCACCGGGGGCCGGTCGAGGAGGACAGCTGGCACCCCGAGCAGGCGCTCACGCCGCGCGAGGCGCTCGCCGCCTCCGTCGACGGTCGAAGGCTGTGCCCCGGGGCGCCCGGCGACGTCGTCCTCCTCGACGCCGACCCGCTCGCACCTGCAGGTATGCCGTCGCGCGAGCAGGCGCGCGCACTGCGTTCGGCATCGGTCTCCGCGACCGTGCTCGCCGGCCAGCTCGTGCACGGCCGCTGA
- the mce gene encoding methylmalonyl-CoA epimerase yields the protein MSSTPAAPDETPRGGSLTEGLGQLLLAVDHVGLAVPDLDEAIAFHEQVLGNRLVHQETNTEQGVREAMVAVGPADTGGGQPGTMIQLLAPTGPESTIARFIDRNGPGLQQLAYRVADVEAAAEVLRGRGVRMLYDEPRRGTAGSRINFVHPKDAGGVLVELVEPAG from the coding sequence ATGAGCTCCACACCTGCCGCCCCGGACGAGACGCCCCGCGGCGGGAGCCTGACCGAGGGACTCGGCCAGCTGCTCCTCGCCGTCGACCACGTGGGGCTGGCCGTGCCCGACCTGGACGAGGCCATCGCCTTCCACGAGCAGGTGCTGGGCAACCGTCTGGTGCACCAGGAGACGAACACCGAGCAGGGTGTGCGCGAGGCGATGGTGGCCGTCGGGCCGGCCGACACCGGCGGCGGACAGCCGGGCACGATGATCCAGCTGCTGGCACCCACGGGGCCGGAGTCCACGATCGCCAGGTTCATCGACCGCAACGGACCCGGCCTGCAGCAGCTGGCCTACCGGGTCGCCGACGTCGAGGCCGCCGCCGAGGTCCTGCGCGGGCGCGGGGTGCGGATGCTCTACGACGAGCCGCGGCGCGGGACGGCCGGCTCGCGGATCAACTTCGTGCATCCCAAGGACGCCGGGGGCGTCCTGGTCGAGCTCGTGGAGCCCGCCGGGTGA
- the pip gene encoding prolyl aminopeptidase, with protein MRTFYPEIEPYETLMLPVGDGHEIYVEQSGNPHGKPVVFLHGGPGSGTSPTQRRVFDPGRYRIVLVDQRMAGRSTPHASTTLDPQAWATNTTWHLVADLERVREHLGIERWQVFGGSWGSCLALAYAQTHPERVTELVLRGIFTLRSEELAWMYERGHLEHVYPDLWAGFVAPVAPERRHEMQVAYHELLFDPDPAVHVPAGKAWSGWEARVISVLPDEAGYRRATQDAQAVAFARIENHFFVHGGWMREGQLIADAPGIAHIPTTIVQGRLDMCTPARTAFDLAGRLPDARLVVVPDAGHAFSEPGTLDQLVRATEAYAGA; from the coding sequence CTGCGGACCTTCTATCCCGAGATCGAGCCCTACGAGACCCTCATGCTGCCGGTCGGCGACGGGCACGAGATCTACGTCGAGCAGTCGGGCAACCCCCACGGCAAGCCGGTGGTGTTCCTGCACGGGGGGCCCGGCAGCGGCACCAGCCCTACCCAGCGCCGCGTCTTCGACCCCGGCCGCTACCGCATCGTCCTGGTCGACCAGCGGATGGCCGGCCGCTCCACCCCGCACGCGTCGACCACGCTGGACCCGCAGGCCTGGGCCACGAACACCACCTGGCACCTCGTCGCCGACCTGGAGCGCGTCCGCGAGCACCTGGGGATCGAGCGGTGGCAGGTCTTCGGCGGCTCGTGGGGCTCGTGCCTGGCGCTCGCCTACGCCCAGACGCACCCGGAGCGGGTGACCGAGCTGGTGCTGCGCGGCATCTTCACGCTGCGCTCCGAGGAGCTGGCCTGGATGTACGAGCGCGGCCACCTCGAGCACGTCTACCCCGACCTCTGGGCGGGGTTCGTGGCGCCCGTCGCGCCAGAGCGCCGCCACGAGATGCAGGTCGCCTACCACGAGCTCCTCTTCGACCCCGACCCTGCCGTGCACGTGCCGGCGGGCAAGGCGTGGAGCGGCTGGGAGGCACGCGTCATCTCGGTGCTGCCCGACGAGGCGGGCTACCGCAGGGCGACGCAGGACGCCCAGGCGGTCGCCTTCGCCCGGATCGAGAACCACTTCTTCGTGCACGGCGGGTGGATGCGGGAAGGACAGCTCATCGCCGACGCCCCCGGCATCGCCCACATCCCGACGACGATCGTGCAGGGACGGCTGGACATGTGCACCCCGGCACGCACGGCCTTCGACCTGGCAGGCAGGCTGCCGGACGCCCGTCTCGTGGTCGTGCCCGACGCCGGCCACGCCTTCTCCGAGCCCGGCACGCTCGACCAGCTGGTGCGCGCCACCGAGGCCTACGCGGGGGCCTGA
- a CDS encoding MTH1187 family thiamine-binding protein, with product MALFAFSVAPSAADGTGSVSAAVADAVRVVRDSGLPYELTSMFTTIEGDWDEVMPVIKAACAAVGEHGPRVSLVLKADIRPGRTEQLTAKVERVSTRLSQDEG from the coding sequence ATGGCTCTCTTCGCGTTCTCCGTCGCACCCTCTGCCGCCGACGGGACCGGCTCGGTCAGCGCCGCCGTCGCCGACGCCGTCCGGGTGGTCCGGGACTCCGGCCTTCCGTACGAGCTGACCTCGATGTTCACCACGATCGAGGGAGACTGGGACGAGGTCATGCCCGTCATCAAGGCCGCCTGCGCCGCGGTCGGCGAGCACGGGCCGCGCGTCTCGCTGGTGCTCAAGGCCGACATCCGTCCCGGTCGCACCGAGCAGCTCACCGCCAAGGTCGAGCGCGTCAGCACCCGGCTGAGCCAGGACGAGGGGTGA
- a CDS encoding AI-2E family transporter, with the protein MSQPRPPEPVEAPPPRRRRSLLTRLRPQHVPRAGRHAVRRWQDYRERQLALLAESNRLQRELHDHVVHPRTGTGTGTARTGGTTQGRAAAHGGDATDVGVAVPTGADPGAAGPGPGADDPRGVRATSLASPFYVGFTFALGALVAWLLVENLTRLTSVLTFLLVAVFLTLALEPIVQWLTRHGVPRFGAVFVVFLGLVGAVALVASLVVPPIASQAAMLVDKTPDYVQRITTTPWIAELDAQHDVFGRITEEIESFAVDRATISTVFGGVLGAAGWVAGSLVGVLTSGILTLYMLATLPSVKDAAFRMVPRSRRRGVRVIAEEIMRRVGSYALGQGAVATINGVCSWIMMKILDVPYPEMLAVLVGLLGLIPLVGATLGAVVVALAALTVSPTTALIVVVYYIIYQQFENYVIVPNIMRRTVSVPGAVTVVAVLVGGTLLGVLGALIAIPVAAGLLLIYHEVLVPRQERA; encoded by the coding sequence GTGAGCCAGCCGCGACCACCGGAGCCCGTCGAGGCCCCGCCGCCCAGGCGGCGCAGGAGCCTGCTCACCCGGCTCCGCCCGCAGCACGTCCCACGGGCGGGCCGGCACGCCGTGCGGCGCTGGCAGGACTACCGGGAGCGGCAGCTGGCGCTGCTCGCCGAGAGCAACCGGCTGCAGCGCGAGCTGCACGACCACGTCGTGCATCCTCGTACGGGCACGGGCACGGGCACGGCCCGGACGGGCGGCACCACCCAGGGTCGCGCCGCCGCCCACGGGGGCGACGCCACCGACGTGGGCGTGGCCGTGCCCACGGGTGCCGACCCTGGGGCCGCAGGTCCCGGTCCCGGCGCCGACGATCCGCGGGGCGTGCGGGCGACGTCGCTGGCCTCCCCCTTCTACGTCGGCTTCACCTTCGCCCTCGGGGCGCTCGTCGCCTGGCTGCTGGTCGAGAACCTCACGCGGCTGACCTCGGTGCTCACCTTCCTGCTGGTCGCGGTCTTCCTCACCCTCGCGCTGGAGCCGATCGTGCAGTGGCTGACCCGCCACGGCGTACCCCGGTTCGGCGCCGTCTTCGTCGTCTTCCTCGGGCTCGTGGGCGCGGTGGCCCTCGTCGCCTCCCTCGTCGTGCCGCCGATCGCCTCGCAGGCCGCGATGCTGGTGGACAAGACCCCCGATTACGTGCAGCGCATCACGACCACCCCGTGGATCGCCGAGCTGGACGCCCAGCACGACGTCTTCGGGCGGATCACCGAGGAGATCGAGAGCTTCGCGGTGGACCGCGCCACCATCTCCACGGTCTTCGGCGGCGTCCTGGGCGCCGCCGGCTGGGTGGCGGGCAGCCTCGTGGGTGTCCTGACCTCGGGGATCCTCACGCTCTACATGCTGGCGACCCTGCCCTCGGTCAAGGACGCGGCCTTCCGGATGGTCCCGCGCAGCCGTCGTCGCGGCGTGCGGGTCATCGCCGAGGAGATCATGCGCCGCGTCGGCAGCTACGCCCTCGGGCAGGGTGCCGTCGCCACGATCAACGGCGTCTGCTCGTGGATCATGATGAAGATCCTCGACGTCCCCTACCCGGAGATGCTCGCGGTCCTCGTCGGGCTGCTCGGCCTCATCCCGCTCGTCGGCGCGACTCTCGGGGCGGTCGTGGTCGCCCTGGCCGCGCTGACCGTCAGCCCCACGACCGCGTTGATCGTCGTCGTCTACTACATCATCTACCAGCAGTTCGAGAACTACGTCATCGTGCCCAACATCATGCGGCGCACCGTGTCGGTCCCGGGCGCGGTGACCGTGGTGGCGGTCCTCGTCGGCGGAACGCTGCTCGGCGTGCTCGGCGCCCTCATCGCGATCCCGGTCGCGGCCGGACTCCTGCTCATCTACCACGAGGTGCTCGTCCCGCGGCAGGAGCGCGCCTGA
- a CDS encoding acetyl-CoA C-acetyltransferase has protein sequence MSTPTTTSVLVAGARTPMGRLLGSLSGFSAAELGGFAIEGALEKAGITGDQVDYVIMGQVLTAGAGQIPARQAAVKGGIPMDVPALTINKVCLSGLDAIALADQLIRAGEVEIVVAGGQESMSQAPHLLEKSRSGYKYGDVTVRDHMAYDGLWDAFTDQAMGGLTEDANTADREFTREEQDAFSARSHQRAAAAWEAGLFDEEVVAVDIPQRKGDPVSFKTDEGIRAETTTESLGKLRPAFSKDGTITAGSASQISDGAAAVVVMSRAKAEELGLTWLAEIGAHGIVAGPDSTLQSQPANAIVAACKKEGIEPTDLDLLEINEAFAAVGLASTKELGVDPERVNVNGGAIALGHPIGMSGARLVLHLALELQRRGGGVGAASLCGGGGQGDALVVRVPAGQPA, from the coding sequence ATGAGCACCCCGACCACCACGTCCGTCCTCGTCGCCGGGGCACGCACCCCGATGGGCCGGCTGCTCGGCTCGCTGTCCGGCTTCAGCGCCGCCGAGCTGGGCGGGTTCGCCATCGAGGGCGCCCTGGAGAAGGCCGGTATCACCGGTGACCAGGTCGACTACGTGATCATGGGCCAGGTCCTCACCGCCGGCGCCGGGCAGATCCCGGCCCGCCAGGCCGCGGTCAAGGGCGGCATCCCGATGGACGTGCCCGCGCTGACCATCAACAAGGTCTGCCTCTCCGGCCTCGACGCGATCGCGCTGGCCGACCAGCTCATCCGCGCCGGCGAGGTCGAGATCGTCGTCGCCGGCGGCCAGGAGTCGATGTCCCAGGCCCCTCACCTGCTGGAGAAGTCCCGCAGCGGCTACAAGTACGGCGACGTCACCGTGCGCGACCACATGGCCTACGACGGCCTGTGGGACGCCTTCACCGACCAGGCGATGGGCGGCCTCACCGAGGACGCCAACACCGCGGACCGCGAGTTCACCCGCGAGGAGCAGGACGCCTTCTCCGCCCGCAGCCACCAGCGCGCGGCCGCGGCGTGGGAGGCCGGCCTGTTCGACGAGGAGGTCGTCGCCGTGGACATCCCCCAGCGCAAGGGCGACCCGGTGTCCTTCAAGACCGACGAGGGGATCCGCGCCGAGACCACGACCGAGTCCCTCGGCAAGCTGCGTCCGGCCTTCTCCAAGGACGGCACCATCACCGCCGGGTCCGCCTCGCAGATCTCCGACGGCGCCGCCGCGGTCGTGGTCATGAGCAGGGCCAAGGCGGAGGAGCTCGGGCTGACCTGGCTCGCCGAGATCGGCGCCCACGGGATCGTCGCCGGTCCCGACTCCACGCTGCAGAGCCAGCCGGCCAACGCCATCGTGGCGGCCTGCAAGAAGGAGGGCATCGAGCCCACCGACCTCGACCTGCTGGAGATCAACGAGGCCTTCGCCGCGGTCGGGCTCGCCTCGACCAAGGAGCTGGGCGTGGACCCGGAGCGGGTCAACGTCAACGGGGGCGCCATCGCGCTGGGCCACCCGATCGGGATGTCCGGGGCGCGGCTCGTCCTGCACCTGGCCCTGGAGCTGCAGCGGCGCGGCGGTGGCGTCGGTGCCGCCTCGCTGTGCGGCGGCGGCGGGCAGGGCGACGCGCTCGTCGTGCGCGTCCCGGCCGGGCAGCCGGCCTGA
- a CDS encoding ATP/GTP-binding protein, whose product MREPTVTEVRWAGQVWAARQVRASTTGRVYRCPGCQSEVGADTAHTVAWPVETMNQVDNRRHWHSVCWAARDRRRPGGSWA is encoded by the coding sequence TTGCGGGAGCCGACCGTCACCGAGGTGCGCTGGGCCGGGCAGGTCTGGGCGGCCCGGCAGGTGCGGGCCAGCACGACCGGCCGGGTCTACCGGTGCCCCGGGTGTCAGAGCGAGGTGGGTGCGGACACTGCGCACACCGTCGCCTGGCCGGTGGAGACGATGAACCAGGTGGACAACCGCCGGCACTGGCACAGCGTGTGCTGGGCCGCTCGCGACCGTCGTCGGCCCGGCGGCTCCTGGGCCTGA
- a CDS encoding 3-hydroxybutyryl-CoA dehydrogenase → MREISTVGVIGLGTMGAGIVEVFARGGLQVVGVETTQEYAEHGRAILQGSTDRAVAKGRLDEAGQAEILGRITISTELGDLKDCDLVVEAVPEVLSLKHEVFGKLDDIVDAGAVLASNTSSLSITEIAAPTRHPERVLGLHFFNPAPVLKLVEVITTLRTDAAVRDAVVAVADKLGKKPVVVGDRAGFVANYLLFGYFTSALRMLEHGHVSREDLDTAMRVGAGLPMGPCTLMDLVGLDVCDHIGEVIYAHTRSQMHAPSPMLGRMVTSGLLGRKSGRGFYTYARPGSGQVVEDDLTPVATEPAEAGSVGVVGTGDLASELVDRLEEGGYAVVHVSDAEDSEELASLAGADVVIEAQDLDTDVDDLEELELDLEADEDLDDLLPGRDLDDLFAELGEITGPDTVLATVNSAAAVALGAVSGRPGRSLVLRVHAPTGNGQVVEIGRTSATEDDAVQSMRELVARLGAEPVVCRDRAGLVVDALLVPHLNDAVRMLDEGYASVADIDTALQHGLGYPTGPFAMIDQIGADEVLAVCEELASGSSGLPRDSVEASPLLVEHVILDRPFIS, encoded by the coding sequence ATGCGTGAGATCAGCACCGTCGGGGTCATCGGACTGGGCACCATGGGTGCCGGCATCGTCGAGGTGTTCGCGAGGGGTGGGTTGCAGGTCGTCGGCGTGGAGACGACGCAGGAGTACGCCGAGCACGGCCGCGCGATCCTGCAGGGCTCCACCGACCGCGCGGTGGCCAAGGGGCGGCTCGACGAGGCCGGGCAGGCGGAGATCCTGGGCCGGATCACGATCAGCACCGAGCTGGGGGACCTCAAGGACTGCGACCTGGTGGTCGAGGCGGTGCCGGAGGTGCTCAGCCTCAAGCACGAGGTCTTCGGCAAGCTCGACGACATCGTCGACGCCGGCGCCGTGCTCGCCAGCAACACCTCGAGCCTGTCGATCACCGAGATCGCCGCGCCCACGCGGCACCCGGAGCGGGTGCTGGGCCTGCACTTCTTCAACCCCGCCCCGGTGCTCAAGCTCGTCGAGGTCATCACCACCCTGCGCACCGACGCCGCCGTGCGCGACGCCGTCGTGGCCGTCGCGGACAAGCTCGGCAAGAAGCCGGTCGTGGTCGGCGACCGCGCCGGGTTCGTGGCCAACTACCTGCTGTTCGGCTACTTCACCTCCGCGCTGCGGATGCTCGAGCACGGCCACGTCTCCCGCGAGGACCTGGACACCGCGATGCGCGTGGGTGCCGGCCTGCCGATGGGTCCGTGCACGCTCATGGACCTCGTCGGCCTGGACGTCTGCGACCACATCGGCGAGGTGATCTACGCCCACACCCGCTCGCAGATGCACGCGCCCAGCCCGATGCTCGGCCGGATGGTCACCTCCGGGCTGCTCGGACGCAAGAGCGGCCGCGGCTTCTACACCTACGCAAGGCCCGGCAGCGGTCAGGTGGTCGAGGACGACCTGACGCCGGTCGCCACCGAGCCGGCCGAGGCCGGGTCGGTCGGAGTGGTCGGCACCGGGGACCTGGCCAGCGAGCTGGTGGACCGCCTCGAGGAGGGCGGGTATGCCGTGGTGCACGTCTCCGACGCCGAGGACTCCGAGGAGCTCGCCTCGCTCGCCGGGGCGGACGTCGTCATCGAGGCCCAGGACCTGGACACCGACGTCGACGACCTCGAGGAGCTCGAGCTCGACCTCGAGGCGGACGAGGACCTGGACGACCTGCTGCCGGGGCGCGACCTGGACGACCTCTTCGCCGAGCTCGGCGAGATCACCGGACCGGACACGGTGCTGGCCACCGTCAACAGCGCGGCCGCCGTCGCGCTCGGGGCGGTGAGCGGCCGCCCCGGCCGCAGCCTCGTGCTGCGCGTGCACGCCCCGACCGGCAACGGCCAGGTCGTCGAGATCGGCCGCACCAGCGCCACCGAGGACGACGCCGTGCAGTCCATGCGCGAGCTCGTCGCGCGGCTGGGCGCCGAGCCCGTGGTGTGCCGCGACCGCGCCGGCCTCGTGGTCGACGCCCTGCTCGTGCCGCACCTCAACGACGCGGTCCGGATGCTCGACGAGGGCTATGCCTCGGTGGCCGACATCGACACCGCCCTGCAGCACGGGCTCGGCTACCCGACGGGTCCGTTCGCGATGATCGACCAGATCGGCGCCGACGAGGTGCTCGCCGTGTGCGAGGAGCTGGCCTCCGGCAGCTCGGGCCTCCCGCGGGACTCCGTCGAGGCATCCCCGCTGCTCGTCGAGCACGTCATCCTGGACCGCCCCTTCATCTCCTGA